The genomic window GGTGcgaacatattcaacaattgaTCGGTTGAATGTTTTCACCAGTACTCATTAGGCCAGTAATTCTTGCAGGTTTCATGTGGATAAGATGTCTTCTGCTCATGTCTATCTAAGGTTGAACAAAGGACAGACAATTGATGATATAAGCGAAGGCTTATTGGAGGATTGCGTGCAGCTCGTCAAAGCTAATTCAATTCAAGGCAATTTCTACTATgcacaattatttttttaacatatCTTTTGCTATAATATTTGTTCTTGCATCATTAGTATTTGAGAGTACTGGTTAAAAGTGAGAGGTTATTGTGAACTGGGAATTGCCCCTGTCATTACACCACTCTGCCTAATAAGCAGAGGTTCTAGTTTGAATCTCCAGCGATGCATCCCCAATTATTGAGATTGGGGAATTGCGATACTGGATCATTCTCCCTCGTTTTCTCTCAAAAGATGGAATTTTATTTTTACTCAAATGAGAATGTTATTTGGTCCATCGGCATGTCTTCATTTGTTGATTTTCTTCTAGTAAATGCTTACTGTATTTCTTGCTCCAGTAATGAATCTTTTTGTGCTCACACCTATGCAAAGGTAGCTTTCTTTCTCTGTATGACCTATGAATTCACTTTGCAGGAAATAAGATGAATAATATTGATGTTGTTTATACCCCATGGTATAATTTGAAGAAGACTCCTTCCATGGATGTTGGGCAAGTGGGCTTTCACAATTCTAAAATGGTGAGCAACTATTATCATCCAGTCTGATGTTCTTATACAGACAGGAACATCAACATgcaaatttgcaaattaggtagCACTCTGCATTGCACATGTTTCATTCTTGAAATATCTCATTAGGTTCTTGAAATATCTCACAGGAAGGAGCAATAACTACTTCAAATGGATAAACGTTGTAAAATATGTCGAATTTTTTCACTAGAATGGGCAATAATAACAAGGGAGTTATGGTTTCTTGTTATCTTAAAATAAGAGTGCATTATCTATAGTGAGAATTTGTCTTTGGAAACTTAAAATGGATACATCAGGTTTATGCTTCACATTTTCACCAATAGCTCCATTTTCAAATACATCATCTTTAGCAGCAAAAATTGGCCAACTTTATTCTATGAACATATTCATCACTACAGTGTAGATAGAAGTGGAGCATAATATGACTATATGCAAGGGACTTGGTACTTCACAGATTGAAAAaggtacacacacacacacacaccccttTAATAAAAAAGGTTATACACCTTCATGGCAAGTCATCCATCATCATCTTCAAGACTTGCATCATTTTGAAACTCAACTTTTCCTCCAGATTAGAATGTGCTACCTTGAAATGTATGCATTGTTATCTTTGTCTATCAATTTTGATGGACAACAAAGTTCTCTATGCTGTATGTTCTGATCTATGTAGTAACCAAAATACAATGTTAAAAGCTTCTTTTATTAGTTTATTTCCAAACAACCATGTAAATTTTCCCCAGTGCTGCTTGAggcttgttgtgtagattgtaCTTGACTCTGTTTCTTGTTGACAGGTTCACACTGTAAGAGTAGAAAAGCGCATAAATGAGATTGTTAACAGGTTGAATAAGACAAAAGTAGAACGGAGGTCAGACTTAAAAGGTAGAGTTTTGCAATTGGAGTGACTAATTTTGCAAAAATTCTTTTATTCATTCTTGTGATGTTTTTGTTTGATAATTTGAAGTTGGCGATAtgttattgttttacatctgtaTATTCAATCTGGAAAATAAAAGCACTTTTGATTCTGCATTAGTCTATCTTGCTATTAATGGACAATGGCAAGTCTTATCTTACTAAAGCAAAGTTTGTGTATAATATTGAAAGTGTAAGatggatttaattatttataaatGCTTAACTGTACAAACATAGCAAGCAGCACCACAATTGATCGTTTGAAGCAAGGTTATCTCTTCAGCCTTGACTGCTGTATAAAATAAACCAAACCAAAAATCTTATTCTTTTTGCAAGGGCCAGGCCTAATGGATCATTTATTCATGCTAGGAAATTTATACTTATGATAGATCAAGTGAGACATCAGAGAggacttctctctctctctccctctcttgccATGATCGTTTCCATCTAGATGTTTTAGGTCTTTCTCATGTTCTTTGATACTTTGACTGCCTTTTTTGGCATTTGCTGCATTGCGATTCTGCAATGCTCTATTATCTCAGTTAAATCATGCATTGTCTGTTAACAGTTGCATTCTGTATGAATGCAGCCTGACTCAGATTTGTGCAGAAAGTTTCCTACTACATGTCACTAACATCAAACAATTATATGGTATTCTTCATCTTCTAATTCTGTTTGGATAATTCTTTTGACTGTTGGTTATTGGTTAACTGATGTGCACATTACTGGACTACCTTTTTCTGGTTCTTTATTGTTCAACTTTTATGTTGCCCCCAGTTGCTTGCCTTATCCTGTATGAATGCAACCATCTTGTTGCTGGCTCTCATATCATATGGCACTCTTTTCCCTTTTAATTCTGTCTGGAGAATTGTTACCTCCTGCCCCATGATGCTGCCACATTCCCCCAGGGGGcccaaaaaataatatataaaaaatgaaaatctttttcttttctattatgTATCGAATGCACCAATTGTGATTATAACGGATAAGGTTCCGTTCGTAGTTTACTCGAAATGGACTCTGATACCTATGTTCCTAGATAGAAAGGCTTGGCCAATAAGGATCCATAATCCAACTCAGTAGTGGGACAGCGTTGGGTTGTTGGGGTTATGGTAAATGGGTTATGACAACTCTTTTGCTGGTATCAGTTCATCATAATGTTCAGAGATGTGTCTGCTGGCTTGGATGCCTTCTTTTGGTTTACATAAAGAGTCGACGAATCATTATTTACAGTCACAAGTACTATGGCAATTTGACAGATTATTGTGTTTATTCTCTTGTACAGCTGAGCGAGAAGCAGTCAATGTGGCAGAAAGAGCTGAAAAGAAAGTTCACCTACGAGAGAAA from Phoenix dactylifera cultivar Barhee BC4 unplaced genomic scaffold, palm_55x_up_171113_PBpolish2nd_filt_p 000257F, whole genome shotgun sequence includes these protein-coding regions:
- the LOC103721533 gene encoding coiled-coil domain-containing protein 25, which encodes MVFYFKARPEAGNYTIFMGLDKHENEELIKYGFPEDIWFHVDKMSSAHVYLRLNKGQTIDDISEGLLEDCVQLVKANSIQGNKMNNIDVVYTPWYNLKKTPSMDVGQVGFHNSKMVHTVRVEKRINEIVNRLNKTKVERRSDLKAEREAVNVAERAEKKVHLREKKRREEMERLEKEKQAEIRSYKGLMIADNMTSNKQIASNDKSLQELEEDFM